The Sulfurospirillum halorespirans DSM 13726 genome has a window encoding:
- a CDS encoding DedA family protein translates to MSDFMNKHSGKLFALFMIVILSVLGYVLYMAPVEGLENKFLYLMKEYGYIILFFWGMLEGEMGLVMAGLLTHTGDMNLFLAIFVAGLGGFAGDQVYFYIGRFNKKFVYKKLRGQRRKLALAHLLLKRYGWPIIFIQRYLYGLRTVIPISIGLTRYSGKMFACINLISAWFWAALTIVPTWYFGQEILIVIHWAKEHWYFALPLAAIIGGGISYYFHKVTDKTFKEKHANTPQQSENQ, encoded by the coding sequence ACTTTTCGCTCTTTTTATGATCGTTATTCTCTCTGTTCTAGGCTATGTTTTGTACATGGCACCCGTGGAAGGGTTGGAGAATAAATTTCTCTATTTGATGAAAGAGTACGGCTATATCATTCTCTTCTTCTGGGGAATGTTAGAGGGCGAGATGGGTCTGGTGATGGCAGGGCTTCTCACCCACACAGGCGATATGAATCTTTTTCTTGCGATTTTCGTCGCAGGGCTGGGTGGTTTTGCAGGCGATCAAGTCTATTTTTACATCGGTCGTTTCAATAAAAAATTCGTCTATAAAAAACTTCGCGGACAACGCCGTAAACTTGCTCTTGCGCATCTTTTACTCAAACGATACGGCTGGCCGATTATCTTTATTCAACGCTATCTCTACGGTCTTCGCACCGTTATTCCTATCTCCATAGGACTCACCCGCTACAGCGGAAAGATGTTCGCCTGTATCAATCTCATCTCAGCGTGGTTTTGGGCAGCCCTCACCATTGTACCGACATGGTACTTTGGTCAGGAAATTCTCATCGTTATTCACTGGGCAAAAGAGCATTGGTATTTTGCGCTTCCACTAGCAGCTATTATTGGTGGAGGAATCTCGTACTATTTTCACAAAGTTACCGACAAGACATTTAAGGAAAAACATGCAAATACACCTCAACAATCAGAAAATCAGTGA